The DNA segment CGGTCGGTGTCGTCCTTGCCGAGGAAGGGCAGCAGGATGCCGACGCCCATATCGTGGCCATCCATGATGGCGAAACCGATGAGCAGCACGCCGACCAGCAGCCACCAGACGAGTTTGAGGATCATATAGTCGAACATGGTCAGCTCCTTAGGCTTTGGCTTGCAGAACGACGGGGCCGAGGCGGGCGTACTTGAACATCAGGTACATCTCCGCAATCAGCAGCAGCGTGTAGAACACCAGGAATCCAGCCAGCGAACCCCACACGCTGGCAGCGGAGAGCGTCGATGCCGACAGATGCGTGGGCAGCACGCCGAACACCGTCCATGGTTGCCGGCCGTACTCGGCGACATACCAGCCCAGTTCACAGCCGATCCAGGGCAGCGGTATCGAGTAGAGGGCCCACTTGAGCAACCAGGGTTTGTGCTGGAAAGTACCCTTGATGCTGTGCCAGAAAGCAACGACCATCAATGTCAGCATGAAGAAGGCGATGGCCACCATGAAGCGGAAACTCCAGAACAGCGAACTGACTTTTGGCACCGAATCCCAGGCAGCCTGTTTGATATCGGCCGGCGTGGCCTTGCTCAGGTCCTCGCTGTACTTCATCACCAGCAGGCCGTAGCCGAGATCCTGTTTGTGCGAGGCAAAGACAGCCTTGGCCTCGGCGTCGGCCGGGTTGGCACGCATGGCCTTGAGGGCCAGTGCCGCCTTGATGCCGGACTCTATGCGCAGCTTGTTGTTGGCACGGATATCCTTGATGCCAGGCAACACTGCGGTGGTCGAGCGGGTGGCGAGCAGGCCCAGCGCATAGGGTATTTTCACGACGCCACTGTTGGCCTGCTTCTGTTCATCGGGGAAGGCGATCAGGTTGAAGGAGGCTGGCGCCGGCTCGGTCTCCCACATCCCCTCCATGGCGGCCAGCTTGGATTTCTGCGACTCCGAGGTCGAATAGGCCGACTGGTCGCCGAGGACGATGACCGAGGCCGTGCCCGCCAGGCCGAAGGCGGCAGCAATGCGGAAGGAGCGGCGCGCGAACTCGACGTGCTTGCCCTTGAGCAGATACCAGGACGAGATGCCCAGCACGAACAGCGAGCCCGTCACATAGCCGGCGGCAACGGTATGCACAAACTTGCACTGGGCCACGGGGTTGAGTACCAGGGCGGCGAAGTCGTTCAATTCCATGCGCATGGTCACCGGATTGAATGCCGCGCCGACCGGATCCTGCATCCAGGCGTTGGCAATCAGGATCAGCACCGCGGACAGGTTGGCACCCATGGCCATCAGTATGGTCACCATCAGGTGGCCCGCCTTGGACAATCGGTTCCAGCCAAAGAAGAACAGGCCGACCATGGTCGATTCGAGGAAGAAGGCCATCAGGCCCTCGATGGCCAGCGGCGCCCCGAAAATGTCGCCGACATAATGGGAGTAGTAGGACCAGTTGGTGCCGAACTGGAACTCCATGGTCAGGCCGGTGGTGACCCCGAGCGCGAAATTGATGCCGAACAGTTTGCCCCAGAAGCGCGTCATGTCGCGGTAGATCTCCTTGCCGCTGATGACGTAGGTCGCCTCCATCACCACCAGAATCCAGGTCATGCCCAGAGTCAGGGGCACGAAGAGAAAATGATAAAAGGCTGTCGCCGCAAATTGCAGGCGCGACAGATCGACAACGCTTTCGCTGATCATGGTTGCTCCCTATCTTTAACCAAGCTTGGAACCTGGGCCGCCGGGGCGATGCTGTGCGTCCCGGCGATGCGTTCGGTAATGCGCGCGGCGACCTCGTCCTTGCCCGGCGCATCGTTGAAGAAGACAAGCTTGATGGCTACCACCAGGGCGATCTTTACCACCAGAGCCAGGGCAATCTCATAGCGTAGCCTGACCCCCATGAGCCTTTTGCCCACCCCGCTAGCGTCCCGCGCAGCGGCATTGGCGCCGTGCGCAACTGGTGTTGAGGCGCGGGAAAATTGATGTGTTGCCACCGTTCGGGCTTCTTTACTGGATGAAGGCTGCCAGATCGTCGATATCAAGATCGTCATATCAATCATAGGCCGCAGCGCACAAACAAAGCCTGACAATCGTCAACCTTTGTGTCGCATCCGGTGGGAACTATCACTGTTGCTACGTCTGATCCTGGTTGCGGGCGATTGCCTGCAAGCGAACCATGCCTATCAAGCTGGCATTTTTGTGCCTGGTACGGATGAGCCCCTGACGGTTTCCTCTGCCATCCCGAGATAATTGCCAATATCCTTGCGTGACATTCTCCGTCAGGCCGGCCCCCCCCCTCGAGGCTGCGCAGCGATATAGATCAGCGACTAAATGGCGTATTGGCTGGTGCGGGACAAGATCATAATGTGCAATTATGCGTGATCCTGGGCGCGCTCGAGACCTGACGCCGGAGGCCTTGATGCCATTTCCCGGCATGCCAAACGAATCGCCGTGCGATGCACGCGACGGACACTTCGAAGCCAAATCCGGGCTACCCTGCGCTGAGCGGCATCCCTACCGTTTTGGTATGCGCTCAGAGCGCCAGCGCGCGACCTTCTGTCACACCGGCGAATCGATAGTCAGCGCCAGTTGCCGTCCCAGTTCCTGCTGTCATGCGGGCCGGTCGTGGATTGGTTCCGCTACCAGCGGCCGGGGCCCTACGCCTTGACCCGCTGGCAGGCGCAGTCGCCGCTGAACAGTTGCTGCGCCGAGTTGAAATCCTTCTTGCCGATGTCGATACCGCAATGGCGCAGGATGCAATGCGCGGCGGTGACGTGGAAATAGAAGTTCGGCAGGCTAAGGCCAAGCAGCATCGCCTGCCCGATGAAACGCCGTTCGACGCCGCTCGGATACTTGGCGACGATCTCCTTGTCCTCGGTGCCGTCGAGCTGCGCCGGCGTGAAGCCGTTGAGATAACGAATGGTCTGGTCGAGACGCTGCTTGAGATCGTCCATGCTCGGCTCTGCGGTCGGCAGTACGAGCGGGTCGACGCCGGCAAGACGCGCGCAGGCGTTGATGGCCTGGCGATTGGCAAGGCTCACCTGCATCGCCAGGGGCAGCATGTCGGGATACAGTCGTGTACGCAGATAGATTGCCGGATCGATATTCCTGGCGGCTGCGTGGGCGGCGGTTTTATCGAGATTGGCCGACAGGCTGGTGAGGAATTGCACGAAGGTCGGCGCCGAGGCCGCATACATTGAGATTGACATGTCGTTATCCTTTCGATTTACGGCGGTAACAGTGAATGAATCGGACGTTTTCCCATGGAACAAAGCGAAGCGATAAAAAGATCAATGAGCCGTGACAGCGTGCATTGCATAGTAAATAAACAAACATCGTAGTGCCTTGGCCCGGTCTTGGGAGATTCGACGCAGATCAATATTACGCCTGGATGCAAACAATTTGCCATGAAGCACTGTTAACCCCAGGGCAATCGCATGAAGCAGGTGGTGATGACGTTTCCTCTCCCCGATCGAGGGAAGAGGGACAGGGTGAGGGGGAAATGACCATGAAAAGCCGCACTTTCAACCCCAAAACCACCCTCACCCCCAGTCCCTCTCCGGCTGTCCCTGAAGGGCTTCCCGGTGGTTATGCGGGAGAGGAGAGCTTCTTGCGATTGCCATGCCGTTAACCCATGAAGCATCAATAACCGCCTGATTGGGTGACCATCGTTCGTGGCCACGGGCCATACCCGATTAACGAAGGATAACTTTTTGATATTTATCAAACAACATTCAACGAGTTGTTGCGGCGGTTTATGAAGGTGATTAGATATAAACCTGCAACCGCACTGCTTGCCTCAGGTTTCGGATACGCAATGCTATTAATGCGTACGTTCGCATCGTAACTACTGATGGAACACGAAGAACGAATATGACAAATATAGCTGATCAGATTCATACCCATGCTCCGGTGCCGCTTGACGACAGGAAGCTGATAACTCCTTTCACGGTATTTCTGGGACTCCTGTCCCTGGCCGCGGGCGTGATGGCCCTGATTCGGTTTATCCTTGGCCTGGGTGCGGTAACCAATCTCAGCGACGGCTATCCCTTCGGCATCTGGATCGTCTATGACGTGATTATCGGTTCCGGGCTGGCGTGCGGCGGCTATGTCATGGCACTGCTGGTGTATATCTTCAATAAGGGAGAATACCATCCCTTGGTACGGCCTGCCTTGCTGGCCTCGCTCCTGGGTTACACCCTGGCGGGCGTCTCGGTGATGATGGATATGGGGCGCTATTGGAACGCCTGGCATATTTTCTGGCCCGGATCTGCCCAGGAAAACTCGGTGCTGTTCGAGGTCGCCACGTGCATCACGCTGTACATTATTGTCATGTTTATCGAGTTTTCTCCTGCCTACCTCGACAAGATAGGGCTCAACGCGATCAAAAAATATGTCACCAGGCTGCTGCCTTTCTTCATAGCGCTCGGCATACTGCTGCCGTCGATGCATCAGTCCTCGCTCGGGTCGCTGGCGATCATCTTTGGCGGCCAGGTCAACCCTCTCTGGCAATCCGGCTACATGATGCCAGTTGAGTATCTGATGACTGCTGTCCTGTTGGGCTTTTCGGCAGTGGTGATTGAGGCAACCCTGGTTGCGGTAGGCTTCGATCGACCGATGGAAACCGCCTTGTTGACCAAGCTGGCGAAATTCATCTGGGGCCTCTTGCTGGTTTTTCTGGTCGTGCGCATCGGCGGCTTGATCATGCGTGGCTCAATCGTCAACGCCTTCCAGCTTTCGCAGGAAAGCGTCTGTTTCTGGATCGAAACGCTCAGTTTCGTCTTGCCCCTGATCATGCTGGCAAGAACGGCTGACCGCAGGAATCCCGGCAAATTGTTCGGTGCGGCAATGCTGCTGATCCTTGGCAGTTTCATGTTGCGGGTGAACGGTTATCTAGTCGGCTATGACAAAGGCGAAGGCTGGCATTACTTCCCGTCGCTTCCGGAACTGACGATTACGATCGGCTTTATTGCATTCGAGATATTGGCCTACATCACCTTGGTCAAGCTCTTGCCGGTACTTCCCGGGGTACCCAGGTTGGCGTCGAGAGATGCAGATGGCTGATCCAATTGCGCTCTCCACCCGTGAAATCTGGGTCAAGCTCCTGCTTTATCCGAGCCATACGCTGCCGACAGCCGCGGCACCGGTTCTGGTTGGCCTCGGGTTGGCGCTGCGCGATCATGTCTTCGCTCCGCTCCCCCTTTTGGTCGGCTTTCTGGCGAGCTGGCTGATCCATGTCGGCGGTGTTTTCAATGACAACTATGAACTGCTGCGCCGGCATCCGCACGTACCGGAACACCCGGAGTTGTTGCAGGCGCTGCAGGCCGGGACATTGACGCTTGCCGGACTTCGCAATGCAACATTGGCCTGCTTTGTCCTGGCCGGGCTTACTGCGCCCTACCTGATTGGCATCGGCGGCGCAAACGCCATCCTGATCGGAATTATCGGCGCCGCCTCGGGCTATTTTTACGCCGGCGGTCCCCAGCCCTATGCGCGGCATGGTTTGGCCGATCCCATATTCTTCGTCATGTTCGGCATCGTCGCGGTGGCAGGCAGTTATTACATTCAGTGGATGGCACTGCACCAAACGGCTTCCGGTGACATCGGCAGCTTGTTGCAGTTGCCGCGGATGGTCTACGTCGTCGGGCTGCCGGTAGGTGCATTGGTGACAAACGTGATGCTCATCGACGATATCCGCGACCGCCATTTCGATGCGACGAAGGGCTGGCATACCAGCGCCGTGCGCTTTGGTTTGGCCGGTATCCGCAGAGAATATCTCGCCCTGATGGTCTTTGCCTATGCCCTGCCCCTGGTGTTCTGGCTGTGGCTTGGCTTTAGCGCATGGATTGTCCTGCCGCTGCTTACCTTGCCATTCGCCTATCGGATTGCTCGGGCAGTATGTACGCTGGATCAGACCCGGGATCTTCTCAGCATGTCGCCCCGCGCTTCATATCTTGCATTGATCTTTGCGGCACTGCAAATCATAGGCATCACCATGTGACATGAACAATCCTGCCGCCGCCGCGAGCCTGCTCCAAACCGAGGATGCCGCTGCCCGTTTGCTTGAAGCGGAACGCACCACGTATGCGGAAATCGAGCTTTGCCGACGCGATGCGTTGCGGCTGGTTGTGACAAGCTGGTTGCGTGCAGCACTGGTGCACAAGCGCACGGAGGCCAGGATCGGGCGCCTGCGGGAGCAAATGACGCTCGCGACGCAGGCTCGCCAAACGCGGATTTGCGCCGAGATAGCGGCGCTGACAAGCGATACGGAAAGCGATGGAGTCGACCTCGCAGCACTCGACGCAGCGATTGCCCGAGTCATCGAAGAACTTGCCGGCGCCTTGGCGTCGGGTTGAATCATGGATTACGCTCAATCCAGGCTGCAGGCCCGATTCGGCGAACGCCCCGACGAATCGCTCTGGCAGAAACTGGAAGCTTCATCGGACCTTGACCACGCGCTTGCCGTTGCCCGCGCTTCGGGGCTGAGGCGATGGGTGGCAGGAATTACCGCGCAGGCCGACTGCCACGCGATAGAGATCGCCTTGCGCACAGGCTGGCGCGAGTGCATCGCCGAGATTGATTCCTGGATGCCGAGCCAGTGGCGGCCGGCATTGATGTGGGTATGCGGCCTTGTGGACTTGCCGGCGCTTTATTACCTTGCCCGCGGCGAAGCGCCGCTGCCCTGGATGCATGTCGATCCGGTGTTGCAGGTCTATGCCGGAGCAGATGCCCAGCACCGTGAAACCCTTTTGCAGCAAGACTGCCGTGCATTTCTGGATCCATCGCAGGAAGTTTCAACGCGCTCGGTATCGCCCGCCTCTTCACGAATTCGTCATGCATGGCTGAAGGAATGGCGCAAGCGATGGCCACGCTGGAACGACACGGCGGCACTCGAAAGCCTGACGCAGCTGTTTGAAACGGCGATGGAGCAGCCGGCGCTGGCCAGCCGGCCTGAACTCCTGCGCAAGATGCGCAGCCTGTTTCGCCGCTCGGTGCTTTGCCCGGCGGTTGCATTCATCTACCTCGCATTCATTGCGCTTGACCTTGAGCGGCTGCGTGCCGGACTGCTGCGGCACACCGCGGCGTTCGAAGGAATTTTCCCGTGATTCGCCCGCAGCCCACCACCTGGTTCGAGGTGATCGCGGCGGCCGATGACAGCCGTGACGTCAACAAGTTGCTGGCGGCGGCAGGTTGCGCGGAAATCGAACTTGCTCCGGCACAACATGCGAACGGAGCCGCCGCCGGACAGCAAGAGCAGGCCTTGCCGGACCACATGATCTTCGCGCGCATCACCGGTTGGACCAGCAATACCGAAGGACTGGCATCTTGCCTGGAGCGCTCTCGTGCCCGTGCCGTCGTGCATTTTCCTGAAGCGCCAAAAGAGCTGCAAGCGCCGCTGATCCTGCACAATCCCGGCTGGATCCAACCCTTCGAGATCTTCGCCCGCCTGATCGGC comes from the Georgfuchsia toluolica genome and includes:
- a CDS encoding cytochrome ubiquinol oxidase subunit I, with translation MISESVVDLSRLQFAATAFYHFLFVPLTLGMTWILVVMEATYVISGKEIYRDMTRFWGKLFGINFALGVTTGLTMEFQFGTNWSYYSHYVGDIFGAPLAIEGLMAFFLESTMVGLFFFGWNRLSKAGHLMVTILMAMGANLSAVLILIANAWMQDPVGAAFNPVTMRMELNDFAALVLNPVAQCKFVHTVAAGYVTGSLFVLGISSWYLLKGKHVEFARRSFRIAAAFGLAGTASVIVLGDQSAYSTSESQKSKLAAMEGMWETEPAPASFNLIAFPDEQKQANSGVVKIPYALGLLATRSTTAVLPGIKDIRANNKLRIESGIKAALALKAMRANPADAEAKAVFASHKQDLGYGLLVMKYSEDLSKATPADIKQAAWDSVPKVSSLFWSFRFMVAIAFFMLTLMVVAFWHSIKGTFQHKPWLLKWALYSIPLPWIGCELGWYVAEYGRQPWTVFGVLPTHLSASTLSAASVWGSLAGFLVFYTLLLIAEMYLMFKYARLGPVVLQAKA
- the cydP gene encoding cytochrome oxidase putative small subunit CydP codes for the protein MIDMTILISTIWQPSSSKEARTVATHQFSRASTPVAHGANAAARDASGVGKRLMGVRLRYEIALALVVKIALVVAIKLVFFNDAPGKDEVAARITERIAGTHSIAPAAQVPSLVKDREQP
- a CDS encoding DUF1993 domain-containing protein translates to MSISMYAASAPTFVQFLTSLSANLDKTAAHAAARNIDPAIYLRTRLYPDMLPLAMQVSLANRQAINACARLAGVDPLVLPTAEPSMDDLKQRLDQTIRYLNGFTPAQLDGTEDKEIVAKYPSGVERRFIGQAMLLGLSLPNFYFHVTAAHCILRHCGIDIGKKDFNSAQQLFSGDCACQRVKA
- the hybB gene encoding Ni/Fe-hydrogenase cytochrome b subunit; translated protein: MTNIADQIHTHAPVPLDDRKLITPFTVFLGLLSLAAGVMALIRFILGLGAVTNLSDGYPFGIWIVYDVIIGSGLACGGYVMALLVYIFNKGEYHPLVRPALLASLLGYTLAGVSVMMDMGRYWNAWHIFWPGSAQENSVLFEVATCITLYIIVMFIEFSPAYLDKIGLNAIKKYVTRLLPFFIALGILLPSMHQSSLGSLAIIFGGQVNPLWQSGYMMPVEYLMTAVLLGFSAVVIEATLVAVGFDRPMETALLTKLAKFIWGLLLVFLVVRIGGLIMRGSIVNAFQLSQESVCFWIETLSFVLPLIMLARTADRRNPGKLFGAAMLLILGSFMLRVNGYLVGYDKGEGWHYFPSLPELTITIGFIAFEILAYITLVKLLPVLPGVPRLASRDADG
- a CDS encoding prenyltransferase, which gives rise to MADPIALSTREIWVKLLLYPSHTLPTAAAPVLVGLGLALRDHVFAPLPLLVGFLASWLIHVGGVFNDNYELLRRHPHVPEHPELLQALQAGTLTLAGLRNATLACFVLAGLTAPYLIGIGGANAILIGIIGAASGYFYAGGPQPYARHGLADPIFFVMFGIVAVAGSYYIQWMALHQTASGDIGSLLQLPRMVYVVGLPVGALVTNVMLIDDIRDRHFDATKGWHTSAVRFGLAGIRREYLALMVFAYALPLVFWLWLGFSAWIVLPLLTLPFAYRIARAVCTLDQTRDLLSMSPRASYLALIFAALQIIGITM